One region of Oryza glaberrima chromosome 7, OglaRS2, whole genome shotgun sequence genomic DNA includes:
- the LOC127778304 gene encoding protein SLOW WALKER 1, which translates to MAADTSKPFFPAAPNPALLPSGRKPSRLSPEASYWRSFRASELTPANEFNVTHLAFSPSSAPTLAASWSTSVLLFSGDPLSPLPRIPASQDVAFSPSFRSDGSLLAVGDKKGVVRVFRADKKQSSGALRTLTAHTAETRVVRYPVAGGDKVHLFTAGDDALLAYWDVPSETPVFAAPAAHRDYIRAGAASPADHNIFATGSYDRIVKLWDARMGKTSTLSFSHGELVESVLFLPFGGLLATAGGNVVRIWDVIGGGRLLHSVESHVKTVMALALAKMTNTGETRLLSAGSDGYVKSFDYGKLKLTHSMRYPKELLSLACSPCGTVLVAGSSKGTIYMGRRKKKSTGEDEEEGKGVGGELDWAPTKPEKRRLAPSNYRYFLRGQNAKAKEGDLVIEKPKKVKVAEHDKLLRKFRHKDALVSALARNNPRSIVAVMEELVSRRKLVRCIENLDTEELVLLLLFLHRNATLPRYARFLMGVANKVLEMRADDIRSDENLRGCVRNLKRMAAEEIQIQHTLQGIQGMISPMLALASR; encoded by the coding sequence atggccgccgacaCCTCCAAGCCCTTCTTCCCGGCGGCGCCGAACcccgccctcctcccctccggccgcaaGCCCTCCCGCCTCTCCCCGGAGGCCTCCTACTGGCGCTCCTTCCGCGCCTCCGAGCTCACCCCCGCCAACGAGTTCAACGTCACCCACCTCGCCTTCTCCCCCTCGTCGGCCCCCACCCTCGCCGCCTCGTGGTCCACCTCCGTGctcctcttctccggcgaccCGCTCTCCCCGCTCCCCCGCATCCCCGCCTCCCAGGACGTCGCCTTCTCCCCGTCCTTCCGCTCCGAcggctccctcctcgccgtcggcgacaAGAAGGGCGTCGTCCGCGTCTTCCGCGCCGACAAGAAGCAGTCGTCGGGCGCGCTCCGCACGCTCACGGCCCACACCGCCGAGACCCGCGTCGTCCGCtaccccgtcgccggcggcgacaaggTCCACctcttcaccgccggcgacgacgcgctcCTCGCCTACTGGGACGTGCCATCCGAGACGCCCGTgttcgccgcccccgccgcccaccgcgactacatccgcgccggcgccgcgtccCCCGCCGACCACAACATCTTCGCCACGGGCTCGTACGACCGCATCGTCAAATTGTGGGACGCCCGCATGGGGAAGACGTCGACGCTGTCCTTCTCCCATGGCGAATTGGTGGAGAGCGTGCTGTTCCTGCCGTTCGGCGGGCTGCTGGCGACAGCCGGCGGGAACGTCGTCAGGATTTGGGATGTCATTGGTGGCGGGCGGCTTCTCCACTCGGTGGAGAGCCATGTCAAGACGGTGATGGCCCTCGCGCTCGCCAAGATGACCAACACCGGCGAGACGCGGCTGCTTAGCGCGGGGAGTGATGGTTATGTCAAGAGCTTTGATTATGGCAAGCTTAAGCTCACGCACTCGATGCGATATCCTAAGGAATTGCTTTCCTTGGCGTGCTCGCCGTGTGGGACAGTGCTGGTTGCTGGATCTTCAAAGGGCACAATTTATATGGGTAGGAGGAAAAAGAAGTCGACAGGGGAGGACGAGGAAGAGGGTAAGGGTGTTGGTGGTGAGCTTGATTGGGCACCAACCAAGCCGGAGAAGCGGCGGTTGGCACCGTCCAACTATAGGTACTTCCTCCGTGGACAAAATGCGAAGGCTAAGGAAGGTGACCTTGTGATTGAGAAGCCTAAGAAGGTGAAGGTTGCTGAACACGATAAGTTGCTGAGGAAGTTCAGGCACAAGGATGCTCTAGTTTCAGCGTTAGCTCGAAACAATCCAAGGAGCATAGTGGCGGTGATGGAGGAGCTAGTTTCAAGGAGAAAGCTGGTCAGATGCATCGAGAACTTGGACACGGAAGAACTCGTTCTTCTCCTGCTGTTCCTGCACCGAAATGCAACCTTGCCAAGGTATGCCAGGTTCTTGATGGGGGTGGCAAACAAGGTGCTGGAGATGCGCGCGGATGATATCCGATCAGATGAGAACCTAAGGGGTTGTGTTAGAAATCTTAAGAGGATGGCTGCAGAGGAGATTCAGATACAGCACACATTGCAGGGGATCCAAGGGATGATTTCACCCATGCTTGCACTTGCCAGTAGATGA
- the LOC127778362 gene encoding uncharacterized protein LOC127778362, whose translation MLLSSRLHLATPSSPATCPSPLRRRRRLGLPEPRTRRPPPLASKNPAPPQPQPLPLSWLSPRRQWRWRSGYGDADAAEEESPAPLVEDGVSGGGEKKSFWAAVSLIVGTAVGPGMLGLPSATIRSGPVPSTAAIVLSWVYVVSSIVLVAELSFAAMEDGGVDEVSFTGLASSTLGATLGAVVAVVYAALSFSLLVACVAGIGSLVSQLFPAVDPALANAIFPCFAGTLIAFFPFKAVDGANRALCGLMLASITALVVTGVSVGRSSMLRSLGYACWRPATILPAIPVTVLTLGFHVITPFICKIVGDSVYDARRAILIGGAVPLAMVLSWNAVILGLASSSGGARFDDPIKLLLSVNPAALPAVRGFAFAALATSLIGYAVSFPKQLADTVELIGQRFSPKRGIGQLSESSGGHGRNGAILTWIVLIIPIVIASFFSAAFSKALDFAGVYANCFLFGILPPVMAWIHRSQKRKRSSGSCEDILPGGNVALLILFSIAVVLAFWH comes from the exons ATGTTACTCTCcagccgcctccacctcgccacgccctcctcgccggcaaCCTGCCCctctccgctccgccgccgccgccgcctcggcctcccgGAGCCACGAACGCGTCGCCCTCCGCCACTAGCTTCCAAGaaccccgcgccgccgcagccgcagccgttgcCGCTGTCCTGGCTGTCGCcgaggcggcaatggcggtggcggagcggctacggcgacgccgacgccgccgaagAAGAATCACCGGCGCCGCTCGTCGAGGACGGGGTatccggtggaggggagaagaagagcTTCTGGGCGGCGGTGAGCCTCATCGTCGGAACGGCGGTGGGGCCGGGGATGCTGGGGCTGCCGTCCGCCACCATCCGCTCCGGGCCGGTCCCGTCCACGGCGGCGATCGTGCTCTCGTGGGTCTACGTGGTGTCCTCCATCGTCCTCGTCGCGGAGCTCAGCTTCGCCGCGatggaggacggcggcgtcgacgaggtCAGCTTCACGGGACTTGCGTCGAGCACCTTGGGGGCGACGCTCGGGGCGGTCGTGGCCGTCGTCTACGCCGCCCTCAGCTTCTCCCTGCTCGTCGCCTGCGTCGCCGGCATCGGCTCGCTGGTGTCCCAGCTCTTCccggcggtggatccggcctTGGCCAACGCCATCTTCCCGTGCTTCGCCGGGACGCTCATCGCGTTCTTCCCCTTCAAGGCCGTCGACGGCGCCAACCGCGCGCTCTGCGGCCTGATGCTCGCCTCCATCACCGCGCTTGTTGTCACCGGCGTTTCCGTCGGCCGGAGCAGCATGCTGAGATCGCTCGGCTACGCCTGCTGGCGCCCTGCTACCATCCTGCCTGCAATTCCGGTGACCGTCCTGACGCTTGGGTTCCATGTCATCACGCCGTTCATCTGCAAGATTGTGGGGGATTCAGTGTACGATGCGCGGCGCGCAATACTGATCGGCGGTGCCGTCCCATTGGCCATGGTGTTGTCCTGGAATGCCGTCATTCTCGGGTTGGCAAGTTCCAGTGGCGGTGCGAGATTCGATGATCCAATTAAGCTGCTGCTCTCGGTGAATCCAGCAGCATTGCCTGCCGTTCGAGGCTTTGCGTTTGCCGCATTGGCGACGAGCTTGATAGGATACGCGGTGAGCTTTCCGAAGCAGCTGGCTGATACAGTGGAGTTGATTGGGCAGAGGTTTTCTCCGAAGCGAGGAATTGGGCAGCTCTCTGAATCTAGCGGTGGTCATGGAAGAAATGGGGCTATTCTCACATGGATTGTGTTGATTATTCCTATCGTTATTGCGTCGTTCTTCTCAGCGGCCTTCTCCAAGGCACTGGATTTTGCTGGGGTTTATGCAAACTGCTTCCTTTTTGGGATCCTCCCTCCTGTCATGGCCTGGATTCACCGGTCACAGAAGAGAAAGAG ATCGTCTGGTTCATGTGAAGATATTTTGCCTGGTGGGAATGTTGCTTTGTTGATACTTTTCAGTATTGCTGTGGTCCTAGCATTCTGGCACTAG
- the LOC127778415 gene encoding NAC domain-containing protein 67 has translation MAAAKRRVRDAEADLNLPPGFRFHPTDEELVAHYLCPRAAGRAAPVPIIAELDLYRHDPWDLPHRALFGRREWYFFTPRDRKYPNGSRPNRAAASGYWKATGADKPVLHNGRTAGIKKALVFYHGKPPRGVKTEWIMHEYRLAKKGGAAAAAGAGALRLDDWVLCRLYNKKNEWEKMQSRKEEEEAMAAAQSWGETRTPESEVVDSDAFPEMDYSLPAASFDDALLPKEEARDDDWLMGMSLDDLQGLGSLLQADDLSMLAPPPAAKTEPLGAPFF, from the coding sequence atggcggcggcgaagcggcgaGTGCGCGACGCCGAGGCGGACCTGAACCTCCCGCCGGGCTTCCGCTTCCACCCCACCGACGAGGAGCTGGTGGCGCACTACCTCTGCCCGCGCGCCGCGGGCCGCGCCGCCCCGGTCCCCATCATCGCCGAGCTCGACCTCTACCGCCACGACCCATGGGACCTCCCCCACCGCGCCCTCTTCGGCCGCCGCGAGTGGTACTTCTTCACCCCGCGCGACCGCAAGTACCCCAACGGCTCCCGCCccaaccgcgccgccgcctcgggctACTGGAAGGCCACCGGCGCCGACAAGCCCGTGCTGCACAACGGCAGGACGGCCGGGATCAAGAAGGCGCTCGTGTTCTACCACGGCAAGCCCCCCCGCGGCGTCAAGACGGAGTGGATCATGCACGAGTACCGCCTCGCCAagaagggcggcgccgccgccgccgcgggcgcgggcgcgctcAGGCTGGATGACTGGGTGCTGTGCCGGCTGTACAACAAGAAGAACGAGTGGGAGAAGATGCAGagcaggaaggaggaggaggaggccatggcggcggcgcagtcgtGGGGGGAGACGCGGACGCCGGAGTCGGAGGTCGTCGACAGCGACGCGTTCCCGGAGATGGACTACTcgctgccggcggcgtcgtTCGACGACGCCCTGCTGCCCAAGGAGGAGGCGCGCGACGACGACTGGCTCATGGGGATGAGCCTCGACGACCTCCAGGGCCTCGGCTCGCTGCTGCAGGCCGACGACCTCTCcatgctcgcgccgccgccggcggcgaagacggAGCCGCTCGGCGCGCCATTCTTctga